Genomic DNA from Salinibacter pepae:
CAAGCAGGGGAGAAGGGCCGCCCCGACGGCCCCTATGCCTCCCGCGACACGCCCTCCGCCGAGCCGATGAGTGAGCCGGAGCTCTAGCAGAAAAGCGTGATCTGTGAGGACATGATGCGTAATTCGTGTCCCTCACACTTCACGCCTCACACTTCACGCCTCACGCTTCATGCCTCACATCTCATGCTTCACGGTGCGGGCGGAGCGGGCGCATCACGACCTCCGAGATGAGGTGATTCGCCGGGGCCTCCAGCACGTGCTGGACCGTTGCGGCGACGTCGTCGGGGTCGAGGGGGTTTTCGGTCATGTCGACCCCCGCCACGTCAAAGAAATTGGTTTCGACGGAGCCGGGGTAGAGGCACGTCACGCGGATGCCGTCTTCGCGCACCTCCTTCATGACCGCCTCGCTGAAGCCGCGCACGGCAAACTTGCTGGCGTTGTAGGCGCTGATGTTGGGGTTGCCGAGGAGGCCGGCGATGGAGGCGATGTTGACGATGTGGCCGCCGAAGCCGGTCGCCTCGTTCTGCTCCCGCATGCGGGGGACCGCCTCGCGGGTGCAGAGGTAGACGCCCCGCACGTTGGTGTCCATCTGCACGTCGAAGGCGTCGGTGTCGAGGTCGTCGACCGGGCCAAATTGCCCGAGCCCGGCGTTGTTGACGAGCACGTCCAGCCGCCCGGCCTCGTCGTCGACGGTTTCGAAGGCCGCCTCGATCGCGTCTTCGTTCCGGACGTCGCACGAGACGGGGACGAAGGCGGCCCCAAGGTCATCGTGCAGCGCCTGGAGCGAATCGGTGCTTCGGGCGAGGCCGCAGACGGTGGCGCCCTGGTGTACGAGGGTGCGGGCGATGCGGGCACCGAGGCCCTTGCTGGCGCCGGTAACGACGGCGACGGCGTCGGTCAGATCCATGGGGGACGAAGGATTGGGACACAGTTGACGATACGGTCCCTTTCTATCGGTCGCCTCCGGGCGGGGTTGCCGTTCGGCGAGTGATTACTTCGGGAATGGAGGGGCTGTGTGCCGCGCACCTGTGCCCTGGTTTGCGTCCCCGCGTCGCTAAAACACGCCGTCCGGCAGATCCACGTTCACCTGCACGCTCTGCACCTCGATGGCAATCGGGTTGCCGGACATCATTTGCTTCATCATCTCCATCTGGCCGCCCATCATCTTTTCCATCTGCTTGCGCTGCTGCTCCGGCAGCTGCTTCATCTTCTCCATTGCCTGGCGCATCTGCTGGCGCTGCTCGGCGGAGAGGTTCGCGTCAAGTTGGATCTCCATCCGGTGCGGCAGGGTGAGGCCGTCGGTCGTCTGGTAGTTCTTGAAGCGAATGGCGACGGACGACGGATTGGGGCCCTGCTGCCCGGACGCGGCGGTCTCCATGACCATCCGGGCGGGCACGTGCCGCTCGGCGTCGACGTAGTAGGTCATGCGCGTCGCGTTCCCGCTCATGTCAGGGTCGACCGCCGAGGGGGTGTCCACCCGCAGGACGTGGCAGCGCAGGCCGTCGATCGTTTCGGTGCCCGCGTAGGTCGCGTGCTGCCGGAGTCGGTCGAACTGCATGCCGTAGGCCGCCGACGGCGTGGTGTTGGCGGCGAACGAGGAGGTCCCGCTGCCTTTCATCTGCGTCTGGGTCCGGTAGGTCGGGCGGCCGTCCTGGGGGACCTTCTGGTTGTAGGCGGTGTAGAGGTTGGTCTCCACGATGTACGTGTCGACCGTCTCGAGCTGCCGGTCGTAGGCGGCCTGCATGTCGTCGACGACCGACGTGACGGACTGGGCCGGCGCCGGCCCGGCACCGAGGAGGAGAGAAAAAACGAGCGAAAGGGCGATGGGGAACGAACGGCGGCGCAACATGGCGGCGTGGAAGTGAGTCAGGGGATGTGTGTCGCAGGGTGGCCTGCCCGAAGAACGTTGGCGGGCAGGGTGGAGGGAGAACCCGTCAACACGATCTCAAGTCAACA
This window encodes:
- a CDS encoding SDR family oxidoreductase translates to MDLTDAVAVVTGASKGLGARIARTLVHQGATVCGLARSTDSLQALHDDLGAAFVPVSCDVRNEDAIEAAFETVDDEAGRLDVLVNNAGLGQFGPVDDLDTDAFDVQMDTNVRGVYLCTREAVPRMREQNEATGFGGHIVNIASIAGLLGNPNISAYNASKFAVRGFSEAVMKEVREDGIRVTCLYPGSVETNFFDVAGVDMTENPLDPDDVAATVQHVLEAPANHLISEVVMRPLRPHREA